A stretch of the Sporohalobacter salinus genome encodes the following:
- a CDS encoding acyclic terpene utilization AtuA family protein, which yields MEEVRILSPTAILGYGFPKESFERGLEKEPDLIAVDAGSTDPGPYYLGAGISFTDKTAVKRDLKLMIKAGQQRDIPVVLGTAGGAGGEPHLEWCTEIVKEIAEEENLSFKLATIQSEQDIDYILDKFEAGEVSALSPAEETTKEELKASTRIVGQMGVEPIIKALEKEAEVIVAGRAYDPTVFASFCIKEGFSAGLALHMGKIMECASIAAKPGSGSDSMFGILREDHFILEPLNKDRRCTTTSVAAHTLYEKANPLELHGPGGVIDLSETEFEQLDKRRVRVTGSKFIEDEEYTVKLEGAKKVGYRTLSIAGTRDPIMINELDHIKEVVRETVRDNFDDLSEDDYQLLFRIYGKDGVMGDLEPEDEIMSHEVGIVIEVVAKTQELANTICSFARSTMLHYGYPGRVATAGNLAFPYSPSDLKAGEVYEFNLHHLITVDDPCALFPMELEEV from the coding sequence ATGGAAGAAGTTAGAATATTATCTCCGACAGCGATTTTAGGTTATGGATTTCCTAAAGAATCGTTTGAGAGGGGATTAGAAAAAGAACCGGATTTGATTGCAGTAGATGCTGGTTCAACTGATCCAGGACCCTATTATTTAGGAGCAGGTATTTCATTTACTGATAAAACAGCAGTAAAAAGAGATCTTAAGCTGATGATTAAAGCAGGTCAACAAAGAGATATTCCGGTCGTTTTAGGAACTGCTGGTGGGGCTGGAGGAGAACCACATTTAGAATGGTGTACAGAGATAGTAAAAGAAATTGCTGAAGAAGAAAATTTAAGCTTTAAGTTAGCGACAATTCAGTCTGAACAGGATATAGACTACATTTTAGATAAATTTGAAGCTGGAGAAGTTTCAGCACTATCTCCGGCTGAGGAGACAACAAAAGAGGAACTGAAAGCTAGCACAAGAATTGTAGGTCAGATGGGTGTGGAACCGATTATTAAAGCTTTAGAAAAGGAGGCAGAAGTAATTGTAGCTGGTCGTGCTTATGATCCAACAGTTTTTGCTAGTTTCTGTATTAAGGAAGGATTTTCAGCTGGTCTAGCACTACATATGGGTAAGATTATGGAGTGTGCTTCTATTGCTGCTAAACCAGGCAGTGGTAGTGATAGTATGTTTGGAATTTTGCGTGAGGATCACTTTATTTTAGAACCACTAAATAAAGATCGAAGATGTACTACAACTTCAGTAGCGGCTCACACGCTTTATGAGAAAGCAAATCCGCTGGAATTACATGGGCCGGGTGGAGTCATAGATCTATCCGAGACAGAGTTTGAACAGTTAGATAAAAGAAGAGTTAGAGTTACTGGTAGTAAATTCATTGAAGATGAAGAATATACAGTTAAGTTAGAAGGGGCAAAGAAAGTAGGATATAGAACCTTATCAATTGCTGGAACTAGAGATCCAATAATGATTAATGAATTAGATCATATAAAAGAGGTAGTAAGGGAGACAGTAAGAGATAATTTTGATGATTTGTCTGAAGATGATTATCAATTACTCTTTAGAATCTATGGTAAGGATGGAGTAATGGGGGATCTAGAGCCTGAAGATGAGATTATGTCTCATGAAGTAGGAATTGTTATTGAGGTGGTAGCTAAAACTCAGGAATTAGCTAATACTATCTGTAGTTTTGCTCGATCTACAATGCTGCATTATGGTTATCCAGGCCGAGTAGCAACAGCGGGAAATTTAGCTTTTCCTTATTCACCATCTGATTTGAAAGCTGGTGAGGTTTATGAATTCAATTTACATCATTTAATTACAGTTGATGATCCCTGTGCACTATTCCCGATGGAATTGGAAGAGGTATAA
- a CDS encoding methylaspartate mutase subunit E translates to MELKNEKWSLDKFKEVRKEVLQQWPTGKEVDFEEAIEYHNNLPEEQIMAQKLAEAKEKKVTLIQPRAGVALIDEHIELLKFLREEGKADLLPSTIDSYTRQNNYKEAEAGIEESREEGRSMLNGFPAVNHGVKACRKVVEALDAPLQVRHGTPDARLLAEITLAGGFTDYEGGGLSYNIPYAKDVSIEQTLIDWQYVDRLIGYYEEKGVKINREPFGPLTGTLVPPSVSHSVAIIEGLLAAEQGVKNITLGYGQCGNLVQDVAALQSLEELADEYLAEYEDVMLTTVFHQWMGGFPQDEPQAFGVISWGAATAALGKATKVITKTPHEAMGVPTKEANAEGLKSTKQVINMLRDQKLLSNDKLEEEKEMIKTETRQILDRVFELGNGDIAQGTVRAFEAGVLDVPFAPSKYNAGNLLPARDDDGAVRYLNHGNLPFSDEVVNFHQEQLEKRGKSEGREPNFQMVIDDIYAIGKGRLVGRPRS, encoded by the coding sequence ATGGAATTAAAGAATGAAAAATGGAGTTTAGATAAATTTAAGGAAGTTCGAAAAGAAGTATTACAGCAATGGCCAACAGGTAAAGAGGTAGATTTTGAAGAAGCAATAGAGTATCATAATAATTTACCAGAAGAACAGATTATGGCCCAAAAATTGGCTGAGGCGAAGGAGAAAAAGGTAACTTTAATTCAACCTAGAGCTGGTGTAGCATTGATTGATGAACATATTGAATTATTGAAATTTCTGAGAGAAGAAGGGAAAGCTGATTTACTACCTAGTACAATAGATAGTTATACTCGCCAGAATAATTATAAAGAAGCAGAAGCCGGAATTGAAGAGAGTAGAGAAGAAGGAAGATCAATGTTAAATGGTTTTCCAGCAGTAAATCATGGGGTGAAGGCCTGTAGAAAGGTAGTAGAAGCTTTAGATGCACCATTACAGGTTAGGCATGGGACGCCTGATGCTAGATTATTAGCTGAAATTACTTTGGCCGGTGGATTTACTGATTATGAAGGCGGTGGCTTATCATATAATATTCCATATGCTAAAGATGTATCTATAGAGCAGACATTGATTGATTGGCAGTATGTTGATAGATTAATAGGTTATTATGAAGAAAAGGGAGTTAAGATTAATCGAGAGCCCTTTGGACCATTAACTGGAACTTTAGTTCCTCCGTCAGTATCTCATAGTGTAGCAATTATTGAAGGGCTTTTAGCAGCAGAACAGGGTGTTAAAAATATTACTTTAGGTTATGGACAGTGCGGTAATTTAGTTCAAGATGTAGCTGCATTACAGTCGCTAGAAGAATTAGCTGATGAGTATTTAGCTGAGTATGAAGATGTCATGTTGACTACTGTATTTCATCAATGGATGGGTGGTTTTCCACAGGATGAACCCCAGGCGTTTGGTGTTATTTCTTGGGGAGCAGCAACAGCAGCATTAGGTAAAGCAACTAAAGTAATTACTAAAACCCCTCATGAGGCTATGGGAGTACCAACTAAGGAAGCAAATGCAGAAGGTTTGAAGTCTACTAAGCAGGTTATTAATATGTTGAGAGATCAGAAGTTACTTTCTAATGATAAATTAGAGGAAGAAAAAGAAATGATTAAAACGGAAACGAGACAGATTCTTGATCGTGTATTTGAACTAGGTAATGGAGATATAGCTCAAGGAACGGTTAGAGCTTTTGAAGCTGGAGTATTAGATGTACCATTTGCTCCAAGCAAGTATAATGCTGGGAATTTATTACCAGCTCGTGATGATGATGGAGCAGTTAGATATCTAAACCATGGTAACCTACCATTTTCTGATGAAGTAGTTAACTTTCATCAAGAGCAATTAGAAAAACGAGGTAAGTCTGAAGGAAGAGAACCTAATTTTCAGATGGTAATTGATGATATTTATGCTATTGGGAAAGGAAGATTAGTTGGTAGACCTCGTTCTTAA
- a CDS encoding methylaspartate ammonia-lyase produces MKIEKIVTSPGLTGFYFDDQRAIKEDAEHDGLSYIGEPITEGFSNIRQAGESISVMIVLEDGQVAYGDCTAVQYSGAGGRDPLFLAEEFIPIIKEEIAPKLIGREVDSFKELAEEFDNLKVDGERLHTAIRYGVTQALLDAVAKAKKMTMTEVVAEEYGLDLVSKPVPIFAQTGDDRYLNVDKMIIKHADVIPHALINNVKDKLGEKGDKLLDYVEWLKDRVKQLKTEEDYEPIFHIDVYGTIGLAFDNNPEAMADYLEKLAKAAKPHTLRIEGPMDSGNRADQIVDMKALRNEVKGRDINVELVADEWCNTFADIKKFVDEEAADVVQIKTPDLGGINNTIEAVLYCKENGVGAYQGGTCNETDRSAQICVNLALATRPDQMLAKPGMGVDEGLMIVNNEMNRVLSLIEACN; encoded by the coding sequence ATGAAAATAGAAAAAATAGTAACTTCACCTGGATTAACAGGTTTTTATTTTGATGACCAAAGAGCAATTAAGGAAGATGCTGAACATGATGGCTTATCTTATATTGGAGAACCTATAACTGAAGGTTTTAGTAATATTCGACAAGCTGGTGAATCGATTTCAGTAATGATTGTTTTAGAAGATGGTCAAGTAGCTTATGGAGATTGTACTGCTGTACAATATTCTGGAGCTGGCGGGAGAGATCCGTTATTTTTAGCTGAAGAATTTATTCCGATTATTAAAGAAGAAATTGCTCCTAAGCTAATAGGAAGAGAAGTAGATAGTTTCAAAGAATTAGCCGAAGAATTTGATAATTTAAAGGTAGATGGTGAACGCCTCCATACGGCAATTCGATATGGAGTAACTCAGGCATTATTAGATGCGGTAGCTAAAGCTAAAAAAATGACAATGACTGAAGTAGTAGCAGAAGAATATGGTTTAGATTTAGTTTCTAAGCCTGTACCTATTTTTGCTCAAACTGGTGACGATAGATATCTAAATGTTGATAAAATGATTATTAAACATGCTGATGTAATTCCACATGCTTTAATTAATAATGTTAAAGATAAGTTAGGTGAAAAAGGAGATAAATTACTTGATTATGTTGAATGGTTAAAAGATAGAGTAAAGCAGCTTAAAACAGAAGAAGATTATGAACCTATCTTCCATATTGATGTCTATGGAACCATTGGTTTAGCTTTTGATAATAATCCAGAAGCGATGGCTGATTATTTAGAAAAGCTAGCTAAGGCAGCAAAGCCGCATACATTGAGAATTGAAGGGCCAATGGATTCTGGTAATCGTGCTGATCAGATTGTGGATATGAAGGCTTTAAGGAATGAAGTAAAAGGACGAGATATCAATGTAGAGTTGGTAGCAGATGAATGGTGTAATACTTTTGCTGATATCAAAAAATTTGTAGATGAAGAGGCAGCTGATGTAGTTCAGATTAAAACCCCTGATTTAGGCGGCATCAATAATACGATTGAAGCTGTTTTATATTGTAAAGAGAACGGTGTTGGTGCTTATCAAGGTGGAACATGTAATGAGACAGATCGATCGGCTCAAATTTGCGTGAATTTAGCTTTAGCAACAAGGCCAGATCAGATGTTAGCTAAGCCAGGTATGGGTGTTGATGAGGGATTAATGATTGTCAACAATGAAATGAATAGAGTATTAAGTTTAATTGAGGCATGTAATTAA
- a CDS encoding ABC transporter permease: MKFIPLVATLDKLINFLTTKIPLGNTIEAVVSFIITNFSAPLNASSEIVRSLINGFEALLSYGHPFVLIIIFTIITWKVKGKKLATFVALGLMLVLNLRMWDPLITTMASIITSVFVCLTLGIPIGILKARSRVFDFITRPILDFMQTIPPFVYLIPALMFFGLGNVSGVIATVIFAIAPPIRLTSLGIKQVSDELKEAGEAFGCTPFQMLYKIELPLALPSIMMGVNQCIMLSLSMVVIAAMIGAGGLGKPVLRSLSTVDIGLGFEAGLGVVVLAMILDRIFGRQH; encoded by the coding sequence ATGAAATTTATTCCTTTAGTAGCAACATTAGATAAGCTAATTAACTTTTTAACTACTAAAATACCTTTAGGTAATACAATAGAAGCAGTAGTTAGCTTTATTATTACTAATTTTAGTGCTCCGTTAAATGCTTCTTCTGAAATAGTTAGATCACTAATTAATGGATTTGAGGCACTTTTATCTTATGGTCATCCCTTTGTATTAATTATTATCTTTACTATTATTACTTGGAAAGTTAAAGGCAAAAAATTAGCTACTTTTGTTGCTTTGGGATTAATGTTAGTTTTAAATCTTAGAATGTGGGATCCATTAATAACTACTATGGCTTCGATAATTACTTCGGTATTTGTTTGTTTAACTTTAGGAATTCCAATTGGGATTTTGAAGGCTCGTAGTAGAGTTTTTGATTTTATTACTCGTCCTATATTAGATTTCATGCAGACTATACCTCCCTTTGTTTATTTAATTCCAGCTTTAATGTTTTTTGGTTTAGGAAATGTTTCTGGAGTTATAGCTACTGTGATTTTTGCTATTGCTCCTCCAATTCGTTTGACTTCTTTAGGAATTAAGCAGGTATCAGATGAGTTAAAAGAAGCAGGGGAAGCATTTGGTTGCACCCCTTTTCAGATGTTATATAAGATAGAATTACCACTTGCATTGCCATCGATTATGATGGGAGTTAATCAATGCATTATGCTTTCTTTGTCTATGGTAGTAATTGCAGCGATGATTGGTGCTGGAGGATTAGGAAAACCAGTATTGCGCTCATTATCAACAGTAGATATTGGTTTAGGTTTTGAAGCTGGATTAGGAGTAGTAGTTTTAGCCATGATTTTAGATAGAATTTTTGGGCGTCAACATTAA
- a CDS encoding NAD(P)/FAD-dependent oxidoreductase gives MKSDIIIVGAGPAGAYAAYRLAQLDLDVLLLEKERLPRYKSCGGGLTSKVFRFVSEFNLSNVIEDEITRVVFTHDLENPIKLDFAEPFTYMTMRNRFDYFLVNQAKKAGAKIKEETEVVNLELMEDKVQVYTAENNYTARYVIGADGVRSLVAQKLGLMNDLEYAIAYEKEIKAPYQVLESQRGTINLDYGIVHGGYSWIFPKKDHLSVGVGTFAKGVDLRESLEDYLVREKISDYEVFKTTGHPLPAGGTKRELTKERAILIGDAAGLVDPLSGEGIFYALKSADVASQILIDVIKSSESIKRYTDLVNQEILPEFRKAELIQKLFFSFSGLLHKLFIKEEWILKKLIEVIYGNDTYSDLYDNIENRVPLLKF, from the coding sequence ATGAAAAGTGATATCATAATAGTAGGAGCAGGACCGGCTGGAGCTTATGCTGCTTATAGATTAGCTCAGTTAGATCTAGATGTATTATTACTAGAAAAGGAAAGATTGCCTAGATATAAATCCTGTGGCGGAGGATTGACTTCAAAAGTATTTAGGTTTGTATCAGAGTTTAATCTAAGTAATGTTATTGAAGATGAAATTACTAGAGTAGTTTTTACTCATGATTTAGAAAATCCCATCAAACTTGATTTTGCAGAACCTTTTACTTACATGACTATGCGGAATAGATTTGACTATTTTTTAGTTAATCAAGCTAAGAAAGCAGGGGCGAAAATAAAAGAAGAGACTGAAGTGGTAAACTTAGAGCTTATGGAAGATAAGGTTCAGGTTTATACTGCGGAGAATAATTATACTGCTAGATATGTTATTGGAGCGGATGGAGTAAGAAGTTTGGTTGCTCAAAAATTAGGGTTAATGAATGATTTAGAATATGCTATTGCGTATGAAAAAGAAATAAAAGCTCCTTATCAAGTTCTTGAATCTCAGCGAGGGACTATTAATCTTGACTATGGAATTGTTCATGGAGGTTATAGCTGGATTTTTCCTAAGAAAGATCATCTTTCGGTAGGTGTCGGCACTTTTGCTAAGGGAGTAGATTTAAGGGAAAGTTTAGAAGATTATTTAGTTAGAGAAAAGATAAGTGATTATGAAGTATTTAAAACTACCGGCCATCCTTTACCTGCTGGAGGGACTAAGCGAGAATTAACAAAAGAGCGGGCAATATTAATTGGAGATGCTGCTGGTTTAGTTGACCCGCTTTCAGGAGAAGGTATTTTTTATGCTTTGAAGAGTGCTGATGTAGCTAGTCAGATACTTATTGATGTTATTAAAAGCAGTGAATCTATAAAACGATATACAGACTTGGTTAATCAAGAAATATTGCCTGAATTTCGTAAAGCAGAATTAATCCAAAAATTATTTTTCAGTTTTTCTGGTCTGTTACATAAATTATTTATAAAGGAAGAGTGGATATTAAAGAAGTTAATAGAGGTTATCTATGGTAATGATACTTATTCAGATTTATATGATAATATTGAGAATAGGGTTCCATTATTAAAATTTTAA
- a CDS encoding ABC transporter substrate-binding protein, giving the protein MFSKKRRIVLAVCLVLTFALVVGCAQQNQDSNQAEQAKKIDKNIKFGYVNWPGVTVKTEVVKQVLGTLGYKVKTKSLGQQVLFKGMDNDEIDAFLGNWMPTMMVNFKPYKEKGTIVNIKPNVENAVYKLAVPEYVWEAGVKSISDLHKHADKFEHKIVGLEAGNDGNEIMKKAIKNNTYKLKGWKVVASSTGGMLSTVERATKTGEWIAFPGWKPHWMNVKYDLKYLKDPENIWGESSTIYTAARPELKEENPNFYKFLENFEITSKIQSKWILEYQKKERPAEKVAEGWIKNNIDAVKKWLEGVKTVDGKDAAKVIENKFK; this is encoded by the coding sequence ATGTTTTCTAAAAAAAGAAGAATAGTTTTAGCTGTGTGTTTAGTTTTAACATTTGCGTTGGTGGTAGGATGTGCACAACAAAATCAAGATTCTAATCAAGCAGAACAGGCTAAAAAAATTGATAAGAATATTAAATTTGGTTATGTAAATTGGCCAGGGGTTACTGTTAAGACAGAAGTAGTTAAACAAGTTTTAGGAACATTAGGTTATAAGGTCAAAACTAAAAGCTTAGGTCAGCAGGTTCTATTTAAAGGAATGGACAATGATGAAATTGATGCCTTTTTAGGTAATTGGATGCCTACAATGATGGTTAATTTTAAGCCTTATAAAGAAAAAGGAACAATTGTAAATATCAAACCAAATGTTGAAAACGCAGTTTATAAGCTTGCTGTGCCGGAATATGTTTGGGAAGCAGGGGTTAAATCTATTAGTGATTTACATAAACATGCTGATAAATTTGAGCATAAGATAGTTGGCCTAGAAGCTGGTAATGATGGTAATGAAATTATGAAGAAAGCTATTAAAAATAATACTTATAAATTGAAAGGCTGGAAAGTAGTAGCAAGTAGTACAGGTGGTATGTTATCAACTGTAGAGCGAGCTACTAAAACAGGTGAGTGGATTGCTTTTCCAGGTTGGAAACCACATTGGATGAATGTCAAATATGATCTTAAGTATCTAAAAGACCCGGAAAATATTTGGGGAGAAAGTAGTACAATTTATACTGCAGCTCGACCAGAGCTAAAAGAAGAGAATCCGAATTTTTATAAGTTCTTAGAGAACTTTGAAATTACGTCTAAGATTCAAAGTAAATGGATTTTAGAATATCAAAAGAAAGAACGTCCAGCTGAAAAAGTAGCTGAAGGATGGATTAAGAATAATATTGATGCTGTCAAAAAATGGCTCGAAGGTGTAAAAACTGTTGATGGCAAAGATGCTGCTAAAGTAATTGAAAATAAATTTAAGTAA
- a CDS encoding DUF4387 domain-containing protein, producing MSETKNIRELIDVIRSKNAGPYELTFDFIFKSFEIYDKVKESGVINKELIAELYDIPVDDVISVINYDPAKAIKATIVRPCSSGAVGETDVYGAQQHAPLLSIEIPM from the coding sequence ATGTCAGAAACTAAAAATATTAGAGAATTAATAGATGTAATTAGAAGTAAGAATGCAGGTCCTTATGAATTAACGTTTGACTTTATCTTTAAAAGCTTTGAAATTTATGACAAAGTAAAAGAATCAGGAGTAATTAATAAAGAGTTAATTGCAGAGTTATATGATATTCCAGTGGATGATGTAATATCAGTAATTAATTATGATCCTGCTAAGGCAATTAAAGCTACAATTGTTCGTCCTTGTTCTTCAGGAGCAGTAGGAGAGACAGACGTATATGGCGCTCAGCAGCATGCACCTCTATTAAGTATTGAAATTCCTATGTAA
- the glmL gene encoding methylaspartate mutase accessory protein GlmL encodes MELALLLDIGSTYTKATVVDIENVELKATAKASTTVWDDVNIGIKNVLTKIEEKDIDLEAVQHRLACSSAAGGLKLVAIGLVPDLTAEAAKRAALGAGAKVANVYSYELTDSELKEIIGQEPDVILLAGGTDGGNQEIILKNAKILANSELSAPIIIAGNKVATDKVKKVLEDGNKEVYTTENVMPKLEELNIEPARKTIRQVFLDKIIYAKGLSKAKEHIDRLIMPTPSAVMKAAELIAEGTYKEAGLGELIVVDIGGATTDIHSVATGNPTKGGVNVKGLEEPYVKRTVEGDLGMRYSAPSLLEAVGERELLTHLSDDMEKERIINYVGKVRKDVEYVPSNSQEKELDSALAKAATKIAIQRHVGRIETVYSPFGENHVQYGKDLTDLDLIIGTGGVLVHNDKPAEILQSGFFDESEPTILAPIESNLFLDQDYLLASIGLLAEISATKALQLAKKHFKQIGGEAKWN; translated from the coding sequence ATGGAATTAGCCTTATTATTAGATATTGGAAGTACTTATACTAAAGCTACTGTGGTTGATATAGAAAATGTAGAGCTTAAAGCAACAGCTAAAGCTTCAACTACAGTTTGGGATGATGTAAATATAGGGATTAAGAATGTTTTAACTAAGATAGAAGAAAAGGATATTGATTTAGAAGCAGTTCAACATCGCTTAGCCTGTAGTAGTGCTGCTGGCGGGTTAAAGTTGGTAGCTATTGGTTTAGTGCCAGATTTAACTGCTGAAGCAGCTAAGAGAGCAGCGTTGGGAGCCGGGGCTAAAGTTGCCAATGTCTACTCATATGAGTTAACTGATAGCGAATTAAAAGAGATTATTGGTCAAGAACCAGATGTAATTCTTTTAGCCGGTGGAACAGATGGTGGTAATCAGGAGATAATATTGAAAAATGCTAAGATATTAGCTAACTCAGAACTGTCGGCCCCAATTATAATAGCTGGTAATAAAGTGGCAACTGATAAAGTAAAAAAAGTATTAGAAGATGGCAACAAGGAAGTTTATACAACTGAAAATGTAATGCCCAAACTAGAAGAGTTAAATATAGAACCAGCACGTAAGACAATAAGACAAGTATTTTTGGATAAGATTATTTATGCTAAAGGCTTGTCTAAAGCAAAGGAGCATATTGATCGATTAATTATGCCGACTCCTTCGGCAGTAATGAAGGCAGCAGAATTAATTGCTGAAGGAACATATAAGGAAGCTGGTTTAGGTGAATTGATTGTTGTTGATATTGGTGGGGCTACCACTGATATTCATTCAGTAGCTACTGGAAATCCGACAAAAGGCGGAGTTAATGTTAAAGGATTAGAAGAACCTTATGTTAAACGGACAGTTGAAGGAGACTTAGGAATGCGCTATAGTGCTCCTTCGTTATTAGAGGCTGTTGGAGAAAGGGAATTATTAACTCATCTTTCAGATGATATGGAGAAAGAACGGATAATAAATTATGTTGGAAAGGTAAGAAAAGATGTAGAATATGTTCCATCTAATAGCCAAGAGAAGGAATTAGATTCTGCTTTAGCTAAAGCGGCGACTAAAATAGCAATTCAAAGACATGTGGGACGTATTGAGACGGTTTATAGTCCTTTTGGAGAGAATCATGTTCAATATGGAAAAGACTTGACTGATCTAGATTTAATTATAGGAACTGGTGGAGTTTTGGTTCATAATGATAAGCCAGCAGAGATATTACAGTCAGGTTTTTTTGATGAATCAGAGCCTACGATTTTGGCTCCGATAGAATCTAATTTGTTTCTAGATCAGGATTATCTATTAGCATCAATTGGATTATTAGCTGAGATTTCTGCTACTAAAGCTTTACAGTTAGCTAAAAAACATTTTAAACAAATAGGAGGCGAAGCAAAATGGAATTAA
- a CDS encoding AbrB/MazE/SpoVT family DNA-binding domain-containing protein has product MKSTGIVRKVDDLGRIVIPIELRRTLGLKTKDSLEIYVDNDKIIFKKYEPACIFCGSAEDTINFKNKIICSECLNKMVQKSEEKTA; this is encoded by the coding sequence ATGAAATCAACCGGTATTGTTAGAAAGGTAGATGATTTAGGAAGAATAGTAATTCCTATCGAATTACGCAGAACTTTAGGGCTTAAAACAAAAGATTCCTTAGAAATATATGTGGATAATGATAAAATCATCTTCAAAAAATATGAGCCTGCTTGTATCTTCTGTGGTAGTGCTGAAGATACTATTAATTTCAAAAATAAAATTATCTGTTCGGAATGTCTAAATAAAATGGTACAAAAATCAGAAGAAAAAACTGCTTAA
- the glmS gene encoding methylaspartate mutase subunit S: MEEKTIVMGVIGSDVHAVGNRILQEAFDEAGFEVINIGVLSSQEDFINAAVETDADAILISSLYGHGEMDCKGFEEKCVESGLEDVILYVGGNLVVGKQEWEPVKEKFLNMGFDRVYPPGTLPEEPIADLKKDLGVEE, encoded by the coding sequence ATGGAAGAAAAAACGATAGTAATGGGAGTTATAGGTTCAGATGTTCATGCTGTAGGGAATAGAATTTTACAGGAAGCATTTGATGAAGCTGGATTTGAAGTAATTAATATTGGAGTGTTATCGTCTCAAGAAGATTTCATTAATGCTGCCGTTGAAACAGATGCTGATGCTATTTTAATTTCTTCACTTTATGGTCATGGAGAAATGGATTGTAAAGGCTTTGAAGAGAAATGTGTAGAATCAGGGTTGGAAGATGTTATTCTATATGTTGGCGGTAATTTAGTTGTTGGAAAACAGGAATGGGAACCAGTAAAAGAAAAATTCTTAAATATGGGGTTTGACCGCGTTTACCCACCAGGAACATTACCGGAAGAACCTATTGCTGATTTAAAGAAAGATTTGGGGGTTGAAGAGTAA
- a CDS encoding quaternary amine ABC transporter ATP-binding protein, whose translation MNEIEVNNLSKIFGDTPQEAIELLKEGYSKEEILEKTGLTVGVNDVSFTVNTEEIFVIMGLSGSGKSTLLRCLNRLIEPTVGEVKLKGQNLMDLDQEDLRQMRRDKFGMVFQNFALFPNRTVLENAEFGLEIQDVPKEEREAEAEKALERVGLGGWGDQYPDQLSGGMQQRVGLARALAVDPEILLMDEPFSALDPLIKKEMQDELLDIYEDLDKTILFITHDLDEALKLGDRIAIMNDGEIVQIGTPEEILTDAENDYVKEFVQDVNRSRILTAEDIMTKPLAVLYEQDGPHTAMHKMRQQGINSIFVVGEGRKLKGIVEIEDVVEGVNKGKKDLEGILKETPIAHPDENLDKLFAEIADLDIPLPVVNDEGKLLGVIVKTNVLANLSSEEQA comes from the coding sequence ATGAATGAAATAGAAGTGAATAATCTTTCAAAGATTTTTGGGGATACCCCTCAAGAAGCTATTGAATTATTAAAAGAGGGATATTCTAAAGAGGAAATATTAGAAAAAACAGGTTTGACAGTAGGGGTAAATGATGTTAGCTTTACAGTTAATACTGAAGAAATATTTGTGATTATGGGATTATCGGGTAGTGGAAAATCAACTTTGTTGAGATGTTTGAATAGATTAATTGAACCAACGGTGGGAGAAGTCAAATTAAAAGGACAAAACTTAATGGACTTAGATCAAGAGGATCTGCGTCAAATGAGAAGAGATAAATTTGGTATGGTTTTTCAAAACTTTGCGCTTTTTCCTAATAGAACTGTATTGGAGAATGCTGAATTTGGATTGGAAATTCAGGATGTTCCAAAGGAAGAAAGAGAAGCAGAAGCAGAGAAAGCATTAGAAAGAGTAGGATTAGGTGGTTGGGGTGATCAATACCCTGATCAATTAAGTGGAGGGATGCAGCAGAGAGTCGGTTTAGCTCGTGCTTTAGCAGTTGACCCTGAGATTCTTCTTATGGATGAACCTTTTAGTGCTTTAGACCCTTTAATTAAAAAAGAAATGCAGGATGAATTGCTGGATATTTATGAAGATTTAGATAAAACTATTCTATTTATTACTCATGATTTAGATGAAGCGCTTAAATTAGGGGATAGAATTGCGATTATGAATGATGGAGAGATTGTACAGATAGGAACTCCAGAAGAAATTTTGACTGATGCTGAAAATGATTATGTTAAAGAATTTGTACAAGATGTGAATCGTTCTAGAATCTTAACTGCTGAAGATATTATGACTAAACCTTTAGCAGTATTATATGAACAGGATGGACCGCATACTGCTATGCATAAGATGAGACAGCAAGGTATTAATAGTATTTTCGTAGTAGGAGAAGGTCGAAAGCTTAAAGGGATAGTAGAAATTGAAGATGTTGTAGAAGGAGTAAATAAAGGGAAGAAGGATTTAGAAGGGATATTGAAAGAAACTCCTATTGCTCATCCGGATGAAAATTTGGATAAATTATTTGCTGAAATTGCTGATTTAGATATTCCTTTACCAGTAGTTAATGATGAAGGAAAGTTATTAGGGGTTATTGTTAAAACGAATGTGTTAGCTAATTTATCTAGTGAAGAGCAAGCATAA